In a genomic window of Chrysemys picta bellii isolate R12L10 chromosome 1, ASM1138683v2, whole genome shotgun sequence:
- the LOC135980791 gene encoding myb/SANT-like DNA-binding domain-containing protein 2 produces the protein MQADNRKRAPAWTVREVLDLIAVWGEDSVLAELRSKRRNAKIFEKISKGMMERGHNRDSDQCRVKVKELRQAYQKTKEANGRSGSEPRTCCFYAKLHAILGGAATTNPPVFVDSGSGIVSTPEDSADGVEEEEEEDELAESTQHSILPNSQDLFITLTEVPSQASQASQASTQDSDPMEGTSAAANSSSLPPPSRRLSQIRRRKKKTREEMFSEIMESSRSDRAHLNEWKETVSKYRKEVSEREDMRDQREDMRDQREERRDQREERRDARDERWRQEDQRMKEATLGLLQRLVEVQERLLENRLPLQPLFHPPPSPCSVSSSPRRVRTRGGRLRTPSHSTPVDSPSKRLSFF, from the exons atgcaggctgataatcgaaaaagagcaccagcatggactgtgagggaggtactggatctgatcgctgtatggggagaggattcggtgcttgcagaacttcgttctaaaagacgaaatgcaaaaatttttgaaaaaatctccaagggcatgatggagagaggccacaatagggactcagatcagtgccgcgtgaaagtcaaggagctcagacaagcctatcagaaaacaaaggaggcaaacggtcgctctgggtcagagccgcggacatgctgcttctacgccaagctgcatgcaattctagggggggctgccaccactaacccacctgtgttcgtggattctgggtcggggatagtctcgacgcctgaggattctgccgatggggtagaggaggaggaggaggaggatgagcttgcagagagcacacagcactccattctccccaacagccaggatctttttatcaccctgactgaagtaccctcccaagcctcccaagcctcccaagccagtacccaagactctgaccccatggaaggcacctcag cagctgcaaattcctcaagcctccctcctccatcccgaaggttatcacagataaggcgtcgtaagaagaagacgcgagaagagatgttttcggaaattatggaatccagcagaagtgacagagctcatctgaatgagtggaaggaaacagtttcaaagtataggaaagaagtcagtgaacgtgaggacatgagggaccaacgtgaggacatgagggaccaacgtgaggagcggagagaccaacgtgaggagaggagagacgctcgagatgagaggtggcgtcaggaagaccagaggatgaaggaagcaacgctggggctgctccagcgtctggtggaggttcaggaacggctgctggaaaacagactgccgcttcagcccctgttccaccctcccccctccccatgttccgtatcctcctcacccagacgtgtaagaacgcggggggggaggctccgtacaccttcccattccaccccagtagacagcccaagcaaaaggctgtcatttttttaa